One Astyanax mexicanus isolate ESR-SI-001 chromosome 3, AstMex3_surface, whole genome shotgun sequence genomic region harbors:
- the serinc2 gene encoding serine incorporator 2, whose product MGACMALCSLASCASCLCGSAPCLLSGCCPSTYNSTVTRLAFSFLMLLGTLVSIIMIMPGMETQLEKIPGFCEKGMSIPGFQGKVNCEVIVGYKSVYRMCFAMTCFFFLFSLIMIRVRSSKDPRGAIQNGFWFFKFLILVGITVGAFFIPDGTFNTVWYYFGVVGSFIFILIQLILLVDFAHNWNQRWVENAENGSRCWYGALLSFTILHYACAFTAMVLFYVYYTQPDGCTEHKVFISLNLIFCIIVSIVSILPKVQEAQPSSGLLQSSLISLYTMYLTWSAMSNNPNRKCNPSLLQLVSNTPSSSEPSPTIAPGQVQWWDAQGIVGLVIFLFCTLYASIRSSNNSQVNKLMQTEESQGLAADTEAMAGEDGVHRAVDNEEDGVTYSYSFFHFCLVLASLYIMMTLTNWYQPDTDYQAMQSTMPAVWVKISSSWLVLALYLWTLVAPLILSNRDFN is encoded by the exons GCATCGTGTCTGTGCGGCTCTGCCCCATGCCTGCTGTCAGGGTGTTGCCCTTCCACCTACAATTCCACTGTAACCCGCCTGGCCTTCTCCTTCTTAATGCTGCTCGGCACTCTGGTGTCCATCATCATGATTATGCCTGGCATGGAGACACAACTGGAGAAG attcCTGGGTTCTGTGAGAAGGGCATGTCCATACCCGGTTTTCAGGGCAAGGTCAACTGTGAGGTCATCGTGGGATATAAGTCAGTGTACAGGATGTGCTTCGCCATGACCtgcttctttttcctcttctccCTCATCATGATTCGAGTGCGCAGCAGCAAGGATCCACGAGGCGCCATTCAGAACGG ATTCTGGTTCTTCAAGTTCCTGATACTGGTTGGGATAACTGTTGGAGCTTTTTTCATTCCAGATGGGACATTTAACACAG TATGGTACTACTTTGGCGTGGTGGGCTCCTTCATCTTTATCCTGATTCAGCTGATCCTGCTGGTGGATTTTGCTCACAACTGGAACCAGCGATGGGTGGAGAATGCTGAGAATGGGAGCAGGTGCTGGTATGGAG CCCTGCTGTCCTTCACTATTCTGCACTATGCATGTGCCTTTACTGCGATGGTGCTGTTCTACGTGTACTACACTCAGCCGGATGGCTGCACTGAACACAAAGTCTTCATCAGCCTGAACCTCATCTTCTGCATCATTGTGTCTATTGTCTCTATTCTCCCTAAAGTACAA GAAGCCCAGCCGAGCTCTGGCCTGCTGCAGTCTTCTCTCATCTCCCTCTACACCATGTACCTCACCTGGTCCGCCATGTCCAACAACCCCA ACCGTAAGTGTAACCCGAGCCTGCTGCAACTGGTAAGCAATACCCCCTCTTCCAGTGAACCCAGCCCCACCATTGCCCCAGGACAAGTGCAGTGGTGGGATGCCCAGGGCATTGTGGGTCTTGTCATCTTCCTCTTTTGCACTCTGTATGCCAG CATCCGCTCATCCAATAACTCTCAAGTGAATAAGCTGATGCAGACAGAGGAGAGCCAGGGGCTGGCAGCAGACACAGAGGCAATGGCTGGAGAGGATGGAGTGCATCGCGCTGTAGATAACGAGGAGGATGGAGTGACCTACAGCTACTCTTTCTTCCACTTCTGTCTGGTCCTGGCCTCTCTCTACATTATGATGACTCTCACCAACTGGTATCA GCCTGATACAGACTACCAGGCCATGCAGAGCACCATGCCAGCCGTGTGGGTGAAGATCAGCTCGAGTTGGCTGGTCTTGGCGTTGTACCTCTGGACTCTTGTGGCTCCTCTGATCCTCTCTAACCGTGACTTTAACTAA